One stretch of Shewanella sp. Arc9-LZ DNA includes these proteins:
- a CDS encoding multidrug efflux SMR transporter — translation MKSWIFLSVAILTEVVATSALKASDGFSKLAPSIVVIVGYVLSFYFLSLALKGIPVGIAYATWAGLGIVLITAIAWVMYGQKLDLGALVGMTFILVGVVVMNLFSNVTPH, via the coding sequence ATGAAAAGTTGGATATTTTTGAGTGTGGCCATTTTAACTGAAGTGGTCGCAACTTCTGCGCTTAAAGCTAGTGATGGATTTTCAAAATTGGCGCCTTCAATCGTAGTTATTGTGGGCTACGTGTTGTCTTTTTATTTTTTGTCCTTAGCACTAAAAGGTATTCCTGTTGGTATTGCTTATGCCACGTGGGCTGGGTTGGGTATTGTGTTAATTACAGCTATCGCTTGGGTGATGTATGGGCAAAAACTCGATTTAGGTGCGCTGGTGGGTATGACGTTTATTTTAGTCGGTGTCGTTGTGATGAATTTATTCTCAAACGTTACGCCGCATTAG